The following proteins come from a genomic window of Macadamia integrifolia cultivar HAES 741 chromosome 14, SCU_Mint_v3, whole genome shotgun sequence:
- the LOC122061847 gene encoding amino acid transporter AVT1C-like has protein sequence MKNSVSEQNFYIESDDEDVEKASEKGGDDGNDSDSSDASSVESHQQNRPSSYNTSWPQSYRQSIDMYSSIPSPNVGFLGTPTLSRLSSSFLSSSLTRRHTPEVLSSVVKPLLHADDQQQQQRKSSHALLPPIPTKKPPGKKISPDQKSSQVLVSHELPGSRQCSYGQAVLNGINVLCGVGILSTPYAAKEGGWMGLSVLFIFAVLSWYTGVLLRYCLDSEPELETYPDIGQAAFGTMGRLAISIILYVELYACCVEYIILESDNLSSLFPNAHISIGSVMLDSHHLFALMATLAVLPTVWLRDLSVLSYISAGGVVASILVALCLFWVGLVDQVGFQNKGTTLNLSTFPVAIGLYGYCYSGHAVFPNIYTSMAKPNQFPSVLLTTFGLCTLLYAGVALMGYKMFGESIQSQFTLNLPHDLVASKIAVWTTVVNPFTKYALTITPVAMSLEELIPSNHRKSHMYAILIRTALVISTLLVGLSIPFFGLVMALIGSLLTMLVTLILPCACFLSILRGKVTRLQVLLCILIIIVGVVSSAFGTISAISKIIENLS, from the exons atgaaaaattcagtTTCGGAGCAGAATTTCTACATCGAGAGCGATGATGAAGACGTTGAAAAGGCGTCTGAAAAAGGGGGAGATGATGGTAATGATTCCGACTCTTCGGATGCTTCATCTGTGGAAAGCCACCAACAGAACCGGCCTAGTTCCTATAATACTTCATGGCCACAAAGTTACAG GCAATCCATTGATATGTACAGTAGCATTCCTTCTCCAAATGTCGGGTTTCTAGGCACTCCAACATTGTCGAGATTAAGCAGCTCTTTCCTTTCATCATCCCTAACAAGGAGACACACTCCTGAAGTACTCTCCTCTGTAGTAAAGCCTTTGTTACACGCAGATGACCAACAACAACAGCAGCGCAAGAGTTCTCATGCTCTGCTTCCTCCTATTCCCACAAAGAAGCCTCCAGGCAAAAAGATTTCCCCTGACCAAAAATCATCCCAAGTCTTAGTCTCACACGAACTACCGGGGTCTCGACAATGCTCTTATGGACAAGCTGTGCTGAATG GAATAAACGTTCTGTGTGGGGTTGGAATCCTTTCTACTCCCTATGCAGCGAAGGAAGGCGGTTGGATGGGCCTTTCCGTATTGTTTATCTTTGCGGTGCTCTCTTGGTATACCGGAGTTCTCTTGCGCTACTGCTTAGACAGCGAACCTGAGCTCGAGACTTACCCAGACATTGGCCAGGCCGCTTTTGGCACCATGGGTCGTTTGGCTATATCT ATAATTCTCTACGTGGAACTCTAT GCCTGTTGTGTTGAGTATATAATTTTGGAAAGTGATAACTTGTCATCATTGTTCCCAAATGCACATATAAGCATAGGTAGCGTTATGTTGGATTCCCACCATCTTTTTGCATTGATGGCCACCCTTGCTGTTCTTCCTACTGTGTGGCTTCGGGACCTTAGTGTTCTCAGTTACATTTCAG CTGGGGGAGTCGTTGCTTCTATATTGGTTGCTCTCTGCTTGTTCTGGGTGGGACTGGTGGATCAAGTTGGCTTTCAGAACAAAGGGACTACGCTAAATCTCTCAACCTTTCCAGTTGCAATTGGCCTTTATGGTTATTGCTACTCAGGACATGCTGTCTTCCCAAATATTTATACTTCAATggcaaaaccaaaccaatttccTTCTGTTCTCCTAACAAC CTTTGGTCTCTGTACATTGTTGTATGCTGGAGTTGCTTTGATGGGATACAAAATGTTTGGGGAGTCGATACAGTCACAATTCACTCTTAACTTGCCCCATGATTTAGTTGCATCAAAGATTGCTGTTTGGACTACG GTGGTTAACCCATTCACTAA GTATGCATTAACCATTACCCCTGTGGCTATGAGTTTGGAAGAGCTGATACCATCCAACCATCGTAAATCTCACATGTACGCAATCCTCATAAGGACAGCTTTGGTGATCTCTACATTGCTTGTGGGTCTCTCAATCCCTTTCTTTG GTCTCGTGATGGCACTGATTGGATCTTTGCTTACCATGCTTGTG ACTTTGATACTTCCTTGCGCTTGCTTTTTGAGTATCCTAAGGGGTAAAGTAACCCGATTGCAG GTATTATTGTGCATTTTGATTATCATAGTAGGCGTTGTATCATCTGCCTTTGGGACAATCTCAGCCATCTCTAAAATAATAGAGAATTTGAGCTGA